The Henckelia pumila isolate YLH828 chromosome 2, ASM3356847v2, whole genome shotgun sequence genome includes a window with the following:
- the LOC140878429 gene encoding uncharacterized protein, protein MAGRGRGRGRGNVADMTVDQLSQFITQTVQAAMGHNPPPPPVGQPNPMDAVWEEIRRLGRQVGGRPGPIQRESPFARAILDEELPANFKQPTLGEYDGSSDPEEHLGRFENAALLHRYSDAIKCRVFLTTLVRSAQQWFNLLQPGSIHSFNDFSSAFLHQYASSKKYLKTSLSLFNMKQSEVEPLREYVQRFNTAALKVPAATADTLVNSFTQGLRGGEFFRSLVKKPPLTYDELLSRAEKYVNLEDAQRQRRQEGMSGSKPSAKVGAKAEGKTEGGRKRVAEEMNRAKGPYPYVPLSVSLEKAMQVCEDRRALVRPRNAEKGPRLPPSDKFCDFHQEYGHITNDCQRLGEEVQRIMYDVKRP, encoded by the coding sequence ATGgcaggaagaggaagaggaaggGGAAGAGGAAATGTGGCGGATATGACTGTAGATCAGCTCAGCCAGTTCATCACTCAAACGGTGCAAGCGGCCATGGGTCACAATCCACCACCTCCTCCCGTGGGTCAGCCAAACCCAATGGATGCGGTGTGGGAAGAGATTAGGAGACTAGGTCGGCAAGTAGGAGGTCGGCCTGGGCCTATACAAAGGGAAAGTCCTTTTGCTCGGGCTATTCTAGATGAGGAACTCCCTGCAAATTTTAAGCAGCCTACTTTAGGGGAGTATGACGGGAGCTCAGATCCGGAGGAACACTTGGGGAGATTTGAAAATGCAGCCTTGTTGCATAGATATTCAGATGCAATTAAATGTCGGGTCTTCCTCACTACTTTGGTAAGGTCAGCCCAGCAATGGTTCAACCTTTTACAGCCTGGTAGTATTCATAGTTTCAATGACTTCAGCTCAGCTTTTCTACACCAGTATGCAAGTAGCAAGAAATATTTGAAGACTTCTCTCAGTTTGTTCAATATGAAGCAATCTGAGGTGGAACCGTTGCGGGAGTATGTTCAGCGCTTCAATACAGCAGCTCTGAAAGTACCTGCTGCCACTGCTGACACCTTGGTCAACTCTTTCACTCAAGGGTTGAGAGGAGGGGAGTTTTTCAGATCCTTAGTCAAAAAGCCTCCTTTGACTTATGATGAGCTCCTTAGTAGAGCTGAGAAGTACGTGAATTTGGAGGATGCACAGAGGCAGAGGAGACAGGAAGGAATGTCTGGGAGTAAGCCTAGTGCCAAGGTGGGAGCAAAGGCCGAGGGGAAGACAGAAGGAGGAAGGAAGAGGGTGGCAGAAGAGATGAACAGGGCCAAAGGACCCTACCCCTATGTACCCCTATCGGTGAGCCTGGAGAAggcaatgcaagtatgtgaggaTAGGCGAGCACTTGTGAGGCCCCGCAATGCTGAGAAAGGCCCGCGGTTACCGCCATCTGACAAGTTTTGCGATTTTCATCAGGAGTATGGGCATATCACCAATGATTGTCAGAGGCTAGGTGAGGAGGTTCAAAGGATCATGTATgatgtgaaacgaccctaa